From the genome of Methanothrix soehngenii GP6:
TTCACTGTAATCGTAAAGAGTATCCACAAAGTCCGGGGGCCTCATGCCAGTCCTATTGCTGATGGCATGGACATCCTTCTCAGTGAGATAAATCAGGTTGGAGCTTCTCCAAAAATCCTCTATCTGCTCTGCAGGGATGAGATCATCAAACTCCAGAGGCCTTTTATGGTGGCAGCATGAGCCGCACCTCTGGCACTGGAATCGTATATTGCCAAATATGGCTTTTACCACAACCCGGGGCATAAATCCCCTCAAAAAAAAGAAAAGGAGAAGGCGACCTAGAGAGTCGTCTTCAGTGGATGCTTCTCTGCCAGAACTTCCAGTCCCAGCTCCTGGGCGGACTCTGCCTTCATGATATCCACCATTGCCGCAGCGGGGAAGATCATGGGGGCGTTCTCAATGGGCCCGTAGAGGTAGTAGTCAGCACCGACGATTCCGGCCACCAGGTTCGAGCCGATATCGACAGGAGCAAAAGCCTCCTTATGCTGCTTTTTCCACTTCTTCATCCAGTCCCAGGCAGAAGCGCCGTTGTGGAATCCTCCGCCCACCGGCAGGCCGTACATAGCCTTGACTGCGATGCAGGCACGGTAGGTTGCACCGGATCCAGCTCCCAGGGGCATGGCTGCGGTGTCGATGAGAGGCCTGGTGATGCCGCACTCTTTTGCGTAATCCATCAGGGGCTTCTGAGCGCCGCCTGCTGCCTTGTTCATCATTTCCATTTTGCCCTTGGTCCCCTTCTCAATGGCATTGAAGATGAGCACGATCGCTGAGTCCAGATCGCTCTCTTTGACTGCTGCCAGCTCCTCGGGGGTGATGGAGGCATTGATGGAGTTATGGATGGCCCTGTCAGCCACTCCGATCTCAGTGGCATGCTTGACGCCGAAAGCCCGCACCTCTGGGGCAGAGGAATCGATGAGGAAGGGATAGTCGGATATGCCCACGAACCAGTCTATCTCTTTGGCCATGGCCTCATTGCTCTCGGCCACGATCTGGTTCATGCAGCTGTTTCCAGTAACCTCGCTCATCTCTACCTGTGTATTCCAGAGCCGCTCTGCGGCTGCTACGTCAAAGACACCGTGCTCGGGGTCAGAGACTATCTTATGCCTGGCATAGAACATGGTGCCAATGCAGCATGTGGGGTACTCGCCAGGCTGGCCCCCTAACTTGAATTTACCGAAATCGAAGACTTCTTGCTTTCTATCAAATCTGAACATTCAAATCACCGCCGTCCAATTGCCTGCGTAAACGAACAGTACGTATGCTAAGACCAGGATCAATCCTGCGCAGATACCATAGGCCATGCCTAGATCTCTGCCGATGGATTTGCCGGCTCTCATGTACTTCTCTGAGGAGTAGAACTCTATCTTCTCCTCTATCTTCTCCAGCCTTGCCATCACATCCCTGAGCTGATCAGGATCGACCACGGCAACGGGTACTACCGGCTTGGTATCTTCTGGCATATGTTCTGGCATGGTTCAAATCCCTCCCATAAAGGCAAATGGCCCCAGCATCATCACAATAGCAAGGACAAAGCCTATGGCAAATCCTACGGAGACCGTGGACATAACGCCAGAACTCAGCTTGGTCTCTCTGGCCAGAAGCTGGCCCTTGTACCGGACATCCTCCACTATTGCGTCGATCATAGGCATATTCGGCTCTATCACCGCGGGCAATCCCTGGCCATATGCAATCTCTTCTGCCATTTTACACTCCTCCTGCCACTCTGAGAATCAATCCGAAGATGACAAGGACCACGGTCATGCCTAGGGCGATGCCTTCGATCTTGCCGACATATATGCCCGCCTGGAGCTTATTGAGGAGGCCGACGTTGGTCACGGCGGTGTCTATGCCGCGCATCCTTCCCCTTACCTCCACCATCTCAGCCGCCATGGGCTTGAGGCCGCCTGCCTCTTCTTCTTCTCCGCCCTCTTTGATCTCAATGGCCATGGGCTCGACATCAAGAGCACCTGGATCCTTGCTGGCCAGCTCCTTGACCTTGCCGGCTATAGCTCCGATGTCCTCGGTGTTCAGCATCATGACCGCTTCGACCTGATTCTTCCAGCGCTCAATGGCCTCAGGGGTCAGGTTCTGGATGAAGGGAATGGCTCCCTTGGCTCCGATGATCCTGCCTTCCTTGTCAATTCCGCTCTGGGTGAAGGCCTCGACCGCCTGCCCGGTGATGTGCCCCTTGACCTCCATTCCCGTGACCAGGACAAATCTGATATTGGGATTGGAGATGACATTGGCCACCATCTTCTCTATGCCGATGTTCTCGGTCTTGCAGGGCCCGGCCAGGGCTGCTCCTGCCTTGATCAGATCGGCATTGTGAAGGTGCGATCCGCAGGTGCATACTGCAACCGGACTCTCTGGATTTCCTACCTCATACTCGCCGGTGATCGTCGGCCAGGGGTCGGAAGGCTTCTTTTTAAGCACCATCTCTAAGCACCTCCGAGAGCTTTCTTGACGATCTCAAATGTGGCCGGATTGGTGAACGCCATAGACAGCAGCAGCACGAAGGACAGCACCAGTCCGATGATGAATCCTACCCAGATGTTGGTGTATAGGCCCGCTATGTACGATGCCTTTCCTCTTCTGGCGTAAGACGACAGGAGCTCATTGTCCGGCACAAGCTGATTCACGAGGTCGTCAGCCACTTTGTCCATCTTTTCTATTCTCTCATAAACTGGGTCGAAGGTGAACAAGACCACGTCCGCCCTTTGCTCCGAGACCACCCCTTTCATGGGGTCGAAGATCAGGCCCAGTTCCGGTGAAACTCTAACAAATCCCATTTTAGAACACCTCACTGCACCGTTGGCGGCAATAATCCTGTTCCGACAACCGCGGATGCATCCCTCTTCACCAGCTTGTAGTACATCTTGAAGAAGTAGTACCATATGGCAAAGCCGATGATGATCTGCAGCAGTCCTGCACCCAGGCCCTGAGTCAACAAGGCCCCAATTCCAGTGGCAGTCATGGCCAGTCCACCCACCATTATCGCATTGACCAGGGTCCTATCCTGCTTCTCATCCGGGCCGAGATTGGCATTGAAGGGATGCAGGATGGCCAGACCTCCAGCGATGAAGATGATGGCGATGTAGCCGGTCATAAGAACATCATTCACGATATCGTCATATCCGAGGGTGCCAGATATGGCAAAGCTCCAGCCTAAAATGGCCAGTGCACCCGCCATGGACAGATCGGCATTGCCCTCCTCCATCACCGGGATGTTGAACTTGATGACCTTATTGGCGATGACGCCTATAATGTAACCGAAGACACCGGCATAGATCAGGGTGATGATCGGACCGAGCATCCCGAATCCCAGTGTTTCCGCTACGGAGAGTCCGAACATAACGGCGATGATTCCCATGCCCAAAGCGAGCATGCCGATCGATGGAACTCCTGTACCAATACCGTAAGCGCAGACTCTTCGCACTGAATTAGCTCCCATGACCACGGCGAATATAGCAGCCACCGCTCCGATAAAGGAGAACACCTCAGTGTTAAGGGCGGAATTGAGTATTGAGCCCAGATAAATTCCCACAATGGAGCCCACCAGGCCGTACATTCTCAGCTTCTTGGGCTCATATGCAGACGGCGCTCCGCCTGCACTTCCTCCTACAGACATTTCTAGGCACCTCCGGTGATCAATACTGATGCTAAAGCGAGCAGTACGCTGGCGATGAGACAGGCTCTGAATGCGAAGGGCCATTTCTTGAACTTCGGATCATGGAAGCCCTCGATTGTACCCTGGATGTTCCAGGAGGCAATCACAGCGTTCACCATGAAAATACCAATGGCGAACATGGCGCTCAAAGCGGCATTGCCGTTGATCAAATAGAGTGCATAGTAGATCATGGCTCCGCCAAGACCCCCCATCATGCCGCCGATTAGGCCGCTGACAAAGCAGACCGTGGGTATACCATGGCCGACTGTTCCCGGTGCGATATAAGGCGGCTGGGAGAATCCGGTTATGGGATCATATGTCACCTTGGCCGAGACAAAGGGCACTCCTACTGCATAAGCGTATATCCAGGAGCCAGTAAGCATGGTGGAGCCCACCATAATTCCTGCGCCGACAGCTCCAGAAGCTAAGACGAGCCAGATGTTATCTGTGACCGACATCATCAGGCCCGCAGCCAAGAGGCCAGTGAGACCCGATCCGGCTGCCAGCTGCACAGTTCCCGTACCGATGCCGGTAGCCTGGGCCATGGCCGCAGGTGCACCGCCCACAGGGACGAAGTGAACGCCGACGCCTACCAGAAGCCCTCCCACGACGATCTCCAGGATGTATACAATGGTAGTTGCATCAAATATCATGCTGCTACATCCCCCTTATACTCTGGATATGGTCCATACTTTCTCCTGGTGGACCTCTCTATATAGTGGTTATAAGAGACCTCAACAAGAATGAAGAAGACTCCCATGAGAATGGCATAAGAAGCCTGGGTTACGGGATCGAATACCGTTGTCCGCCAGTTGTCCAGAAAGACCGTCAGGCCGAATCCCATCCCAGTGGCCGGCCCGCCGAACTTGGTGCAGAACCAGGCGTTGTCTATGGAGTTTCTCAGACCTGCCTCTGCCTTCCTCACAATCTGGCCGGAGAGCATGGTGTTCAGACCGCAGCCGAATGCCCGGTTCTGGAACTCCCTCTCGCCGCCATAATGAATATCTCCCACCGAGGAGCCTATGGCACCCACAGCCAGTCCCCAGATCAGAGCGATGATGGGCATTGGGAAGGGATGTGGCGTTGGCAGCATATATACCATGATATACGATATAGTTGCAATACAGAATGATGTTATCCAGGCATGCGCCATAATCGATGGCGTGGTGTACCTGACGATATCCAGATAAATCCACTGGTTGAACCTGGCCTGGCTGGAGTTCCTGCCAAAGTAGGAGCTCATTGAAAAGACACCGTTGAATAGTGCAGCAACGGATGCGCCTGCTACCAGGGCCATCAATGCGGGCATCTGGAAGGCGGTAATAAGCGTATAGGCTACTATAGCAGCTGTGGCACACCACAGGGCATTGGCCGGCGGTTCGCCCGAGATGGCCTTATTATAAATCCTGTGGGGGTTGCCAACCTGGGCAGCCAGCTGAACTTGCGAGTTGGGATTGCTCTGAGATCCTACATCGGATTCTATATCTTCAGAGGCACCAGCAACCGTCGCAAGGGCTCCCATTGCGGCTATAAGCCCCATGCTAAATGCGTCCATTTATTCCTCCTCCTTTTCATTTTACCAATTTCATAGTTTTCCACTATAAAATTGGCTATGACGCTCTTGGTATCAATTACCCAAACTTATAAACCTTTCGCGATCTCTGGCAGGCAAAAATTTCTCAGGCGGATATCACCAGGAAACCTCTACCAGGGCTCTCTCTTTGCGCCGATCTTGTAGCCAATGATATTGGTTATGCGGTGGAGAATGGGGGTGATGATCAGCACTATTATCATTATCAAAGGTGTGAAGTTATGCCAAAACCACAGCGGCGCAATTAACATAGTGAGAAGCCATGCCCCTATCACAAAATCGATCTGATCTATTAGAACGAGAGGAGCACCGCGTTTCATCCTCAGGCGGCGCTTGAAGAAGGCAGCCACGATATCTCCCAGCATTGCCCCCAGGGAGAGGCCGAGGAGAATGGGGAGCTGCTCGAAGCCTGTGCCAAAGACCGGCAGGCCGAAGAACGGCGCGATCTGGTTTTGCACCAGACCCATCAGGACGCCGCAAACCGTCCCGGCGATCGTCCCCCGAAAGGTCTTGCCATCGCCCAAGGTTCTCTCCCCATCCTGGAAGACCCGGCCCATGTCCAGGGGCGTTCCGCCCCCAAAAATGGCTGCGAAGTTGTTTGGCACATAGGCAGGCAGCATCAGCCAGAAGGCGACGATAAGGGCAATCATTCTTTTTCCTATTTTCCGGTTTATTCTTCTTTTCTATTTTTTCCCTTCGCGGTCACCCCCATATATCAAATTATCTGATGCTCAGCATTAGATCGGTGGGCATGTTCATTCAGCCAGCAAATATAAGCAGGTGAGATATGATGTAGCATATCCTTTATTTGAGGGCGAATGCGCTTCATGATTGCTCGATAAAAGCAAAAGAGAGGAGAGCATTACCAAGGAGGCATCTATTTGAGCAGGAGATTCAGCGATCTGACGGCAAAAGAGCTGGCCAGGCTCCCCAGCCTGTGCTTCGATCACAGCCGGATTGGTGAGGAGATCATCCATCTGCACCTTTTCAACGATGAGAAGATGCACTGGTATATAGCGGAGTGGGGGCCAATAAACAAGAGGTTCTTTGGCTTTTATTTGAATAAGGCCGATGGAATCGCCTCGGGATTCTGCGGCCTGGATGATATCCTCGTCTATGAGAGGAGAGGGACGAGTTGGACTCCGATGGTGGATGAGGATTGGAGGCCAGTGGTCGCTCGGGAGATTCCGATACTGGTAGAGTACATCAAGTTGATGATCATTCAGCCCGATCTCACCTGATCGCCCAGCTCGTGCAGCGCATAATATTTTGCCGATAGCTTTTGTCGATAGCTTGCACCCGCCAATTCCCGGATCTGAAGAGGCGGAGAGCGCCTATCCGGGCCGCAGCATTCGCGACTGATGCATTTTTCTCCGGCTCCGATCGACAGGGCCCGTCCTTGCCCTGGATGGAAGAGGATTCGGATCGAAACAGTTAAGTTCAAGTTGTGAGACTAGATGGGCGGGCGTCGATGGTCTAGTGGTTATGACTTGGGCCTTCCAGGCAGATCAATAGAATCTGCGAAGCAAGCCTACAACCCGGGTTCGAATCCCGGTCGACGCATTATTTGGCCTCATTCCTCTGGATTTGCCTATTCTGGTAGCCAATACGTTAAATGCCGAATATTTTTCGCTACATTTATATCCTAGTTTCACCAGTTAATATTTCATGAATTCTGGTGGGGAGATCTCCAATGCACGAGGATTGCTGGCAGAGAAGATTGCAGGCGAGATCACCTTATCCCAAAATCCTGGCGAGACATTGAGAAAGTGGCGGCGCAACTTCGGCATAACCCAGACCGACCTCTCCAATCACCTGAAAATATCTCCTTCGGTAATATCCGACTATGAGAGCGGCAGGAGGAAGTCCCCAGGCATAATGATAGTCAGCAAGATAATCGATGCCCTGCTCAGGCTGGATGAGAGCCGGGGCTGCAATGTCCTGCGCGCCTATGAGGATATGTGGGGAGATATCCTGGGGCTGGACTCCATCTGCAGCGTCTGCGAGTATCAAGAGCCCCTTCCTCTGAACGATATCGCCAAGAAGCTTGATGCTGAGGTCGTCTACGGCCGGACGGATATCACCATCTGGGGTTATACGCTGATAGACAGCCTGAAGGCCATTGTGGAGATGCTCCCCGACCAGTTCCAGAAGATCTATGGGCGGAGCACCGCCAGGGCTCTGATATTCACCGG
Proteins encoded in this window:
- the mtrH gene encoding tetrahydromethanopterin S-methyltransferase subunit H, which gives rise to MFRFDRKQEVFDFGKFKLGGQPGEYPTCCIGTMFYARHKIVSDPEHGVFDVAAAERLWNTQVEMSEVTGNSCMNQIVAESNEAMAKEIDWFVGISDYPFLIDSSAPEVRAFGVKHATEIGVADRAIHNSINASITPEELAAVKESDLDSAIVLIFNAIEKGTKGKMEMMNKAAGGAQKPLMDYAKECGITRPLIDTAAMPLGAGSGATYRACIAVKAMYGLPVGGGFHNGASAWDWMKKWKKQHKEAFAPVDIGSNLVAGIVGADYYLYGPIENAPMIFPAAAMVDIMKAESAQELGLEVLAEKHPLKTTL
- the mtrG gene encoding tetrahydromethanopterin S-methyltransferase subunit MtrG, with protein sequence MPEHMPEDTKPVVPVAVVDPDQLRDVMARLEKIEEKIEFYSSEKYMRAGKSIGRDLGMAYGICAGLILVLAYVLFVYAGNWTAVI
- a CDS encoding tetrahydromethanopterin S-methyltransferase subunit F, translated to MAEEIAYGQGLPAVIEPNMPMIDAIVEDVRYKGQLLARETKLSSGVMSTVSVGFAIGFVLAIVMMLGPFAFMGGI
- the mtrA gene encoding tetrahydromethanopterin S-methyltransferase subunit A gives rise to the protein MVLKKKPSDPWPTITGEYEVGNPESPVAVCTCGSHLHNADLIKAGAALAGPCKTENIGIEKMVANVISNPNIRFVLVTGMEVKGHITGQAVEAFTQSGIDKEGRIIGAKGAIPFIQNLTPEAIERWKNQVEAVMMLNTEDIGAIAGKVKELASKDPGALDVEPMAIEIKEGGEEEEAGGLKPMAAEMVEVRGRMRGIDTAVTNVGLLNKLQAGIYVGKIEGIALGMTVVLVIFGLILRVAGGV
- a CDS encoding tetrahydromethanopterin S-methyltransferase subunit B; this translates as MGFVRVSPELGLIFDPMKGVVSEQRADVVLFTFDPVYERIEKMDKVADDLVNQLVPDNELLSSYARRGKASYIAGLYTNIWVGFIIGLVLSFVLLLSMAFTNPATFEIVKKALGGA
- the mtrC gene encoding tetrahydromethanopterin S-methyltransferase subunit MtrC, with the protein product MSVGGSAGGAPSAYEPKKLRMYGLVGSIVGIYLGSILNSALNTEVFSFIGAVAAIFAVVMGANSVRRVCAYGIGTGVPSIGMLALGMGIIAVMFGLSVAETLGFGMLGPIITLIYAGVFGYIIGVIANKVIKFNIPVMEEGNADLSMAGALAILGWSFAISGTLGYDDIVNDVLMTGYIAIIFIAGGLAILHPFNANLGPDEKQDRTLVNAIMVGGLAMTATGIGALLTQGLGAGLLQIIIGFAIWYYFFKMYYKLVKRDASAVVGTGLLPPTVQ
- the mtrD gene encoding tetrahydromethanopterin S-methyltransferase subunit D; this encodes MFDATTIVYILEIVVGGLLVGVGVHFVPVGGAPAAMAQATGIGTGTVQLAAGSGLTGLLAAGLMMSVTDNIWLVLASGAVGAGIMVGSTMLTGSWIYAYAVGVPFVSAKVTYDPITGFSQPPYIAPGTVGHGIPTVCFVSGLIGGMMGGLGGAMIYYALYLINGNAALSAMFAIGIFMVNAVIASWNIQGTIEGFHDPKFKKWPFAFRACLIASVLLALASVLITGGA
- the mtrE gene encoding tetrahydromethanopterin S-methyltransferase subunit E, with the protein product MDAFSMGLIAAMGALATVAGASEDIESDVGSQSNPNSQVQLAAQVGNPHRIYNKAISGEPPANALWCATAAIVAYTLITAFQMPALMALVAGASVAALFNGVFSMSSYFGRNSSQARFNQWIYLDIVRYTTPSIMAHAWITSFCIATISYIMVYMLPTPHPFPMPIIALIWGLAVGAIGSSVGDIHYGGEREFQNRAFGCGLNTMLSGQIVRKAEAGLRNSIDNAWFCTKFGGPATGMGFGLTVFLDNWRTTVFDPVTQASYAILMGVFFILVEVSYNHYIERSTRRKYGPYPEYKGDVAA
- a CDS encoding CDP-2,3-bis-(O-geranylgeranyl)-sn-glycerol synthase, whose product is MIALIVAFWLMLPAYVPNNFAAIFGGGTPLDMGRVFQDGERTLGDGKTFRGTIAGTVCGVLMGLVQNQIAPFFGLPVFGTGFEQLPILLGLSLGAMLGDIVAAFFKRRLRMKRGAPLVLIDQIDFVIGAWLLTMLIAPLWFWHNFTPLIMIIVLIITPILHRITNIIGYKIGAKREPW
- a CDS encoding helix-turn-helix domain-containing protein, with the protein product MNSGGEISNARGLLAEKIAGEITLSQNPGETLRKWRRNFGITQTDLSNHLKISPSVISDYESGRRKSPGIMIVSKIIDALLRLDESRGCNVLRAYEDMWGDILGLDSICSVCEYQEPLPLNDIAKKLDAEVVYGRTDITIWGYTLIDSLKAIVEMLPDQFQKIYGRSTARALIFTGVHTGRSSMVAVRVSNLKPGAVVLQGMEPVDVDPIAVRIAEVENIPLLTTHFSVDEITSALSKG